Proteins encoded by one window of Nicotiana tabacum cultivar K326 chromosome 10, ASM71507v2, whole genome shotgun sequence:
- the LOC107794372 gene encoding cytokinin riboside 5'-monophosphate phosphoribohydrolase LOG3 isoform X1 — MEREMISDVMVVSKFKRICVFCGSSQGKKSSYQDAAIELGNELVSRNIDLVYGGGSIGLMGLVSQAVHDGGRHVIGVIPKTLMPRELTGETVGEVKAVADMHQRKAEMARHSDAFIALPGGYGTLEELLEVITWAQLGIHDKPVGLLNVDGYYNSLLSFIDKAVEEGFISPNAREIIVSAPTAKELVKKLEEYVPCHERVASKLSWEMEQLGYPQAQEMAR, encoded by the exons ATGGAGAGGGAGATGATCAGTGATGTGATGGTAGTATCAAAATTCAAGAggatttgtgtgttttgtgggagtagtcaagggaaaaagagtagtTATCAAGATGCTGCTATTGAGCTTGGCAATGAATTG GTCTCAAGAAACATTGATTTGGTCTATGGAGGAGGCAGCATAGGCCTAATGGGTTTGGTTTCACAGGCAGTTCATGATGGTGGTAGGCATgttattgg AGTTATTCCCAAGACACTCATGCCTAGAGAG TTAACTGGTGAAACAGTAGGAGAAGTGAAGGCAGTTGCAGATATGCATCAAAGGAAAGCAGAAATGGCTAGGCATTCTGATGCTTTTATTGCCTTACCAG GTGGTTATGGCACACTTGAGGAGCTACTTGAAGTGATTACATGGGCACAACTTGGCATCCACGATAAGCCG GTAGGATTGCTGAATGTGGATGGATATTACAAttcattattgtcatttattgaCAAAGCTGTGGAGGAAGGGTTCATTAGTCCCAATGCTCGCGAGATCATTGTATCTGCACCAACAGCAAAGGAGCTGGTCAAGAAACTGGAG GAATATGTTCCTTGCCACGAACGAGTTGCTTCCAAGTTGAGCTGGGAGATGGAGCAGCTTGGCTATCCGCAAGCACAAGAAATGGCGCGGTGA
- the LOC107794372 gene encoding cytokinin riboside 5'-monophosphate phosphoribohydrolase LOG3 isoform X3 gives MGLVSQAVHDGGRHVIGVIPKTLMPRELTGETVGEVKAVADMHQRKAEMARHSDAFIALPGGYGTLEELLEVITWAQLGIHDKPVGLLNVDGYYNSLLSFIDKAVEEGFISPNAREIIVSAPTAKELVKKLEEYVPCHERVASKLSWEMEQLGYPQAQEMAR, from the exons ATGGGTTTGGTTTCACAGGCAGTTCATGATGGTGGTAGGCATgttattgg AGTTATTCCCAAGACACTCATGCCTAGAGAG TTAACTGGTGAAACAGTAGGAGAAGTGAAGGCAGTTGCAGATATGCATCAAAGGAAAGCAGAAATGGCTAGGCATTCTGATGCTTTTATTGCCTTACCAG GTGGTTATGGCACACTTGAGGAGCTACTTGAAGTGATTACATGGGCACAACTTGGCATCCACGATAAGCCG GTAGGATTGCTGAATGTGGATGGATATTACAAttcattattgtcatttattgaCAAAGCTGTGGAGGAAGGGTTCATTAGTCCCAATGCTCGCGAGATCATTGTATCTGCACCAACAGCAAAGGAGCTGGTCAAGAAACTGGAG GAATATGTTCCTTGCCACGAACGAGTTGCTTCCAAGTTGAGCTGGGAGATGGAGCAGCTTGGCTATCCGCAAGCACAAGAAATGGCGCGGTGA
- the LOC107794372 gene encoding cytokinin riboside 5'-monophosphate phosphoribohydrolase LOG3 isoform X2, translating to MFPFFKSVYRKKFLRPSVGKAADILLSQEFTGHVGVFVVYMLLTGETVGEVKAVADMHQRKAEMARHSDAFIALPGGYGTLEELLEVITWAQLGIHDKPVGLLNVDGYYNSLLSFIDKAVEEGFISPNAREIIVSAPTAKELVKKLEEYVPCHERVASKLSWEMEQLGYPQAQEMAR from the exons ATGTTTCCTTTCTTTAAGAGTGTCTACCGGAAAAAGTTTCTCCGCCCTTCTGTGGGCAAGGCCGCGGACATCTTACTCTCCCAAGAATTTACTGGGCATGTGGGTGTCTTTGTGGTGTATATGTTG TTAACTGGTGAAACAGTAGGAGAAGTGAAGGCAGTTGCAGATATGCATCAAAGGAAAGCAGAAATGGCTAGGCATTCTGATGCTTTTATTGCCTTACCAG GTGGTTATGGCACACTTGAGGAGCTACTTGAAGTGATTACATGGGCACAACTTGGCATCCACGATAAGCCG GTAGGATTGCTGAATGTGGATGGATATTACAAttcattattgtcatttattgaCAAAGCTGTGGAGGAAGGGTTCATTAGTCCCAATGCTCGCGAGATCATTGTATCTGCACCAACAGCAAAGGAGCTGGTCAAGAAACTGGAG GAATATGTTCCTTGCCACGAACGAGTTGCTTCCAAGTTGAGCTGGGAGATGGAGCAGCTTGGCTATCCGCAAGCACAAGAAATGGCGCGGTGA